One segment of Tetrapisispora phaffii CBS 4417 chromosome 1, complete genome DNA contains the following:
- the TPHA0A00100 gene encoding uncharacterized protein — protein sequence MGQDWNVMLQDIISDSNPGSLESTPRHTKNATLFKRDGGAVDVEWISINYDDSNSDLSREVAEDRQIEEEEYDSTVYDWFDNNHGWKYCIAAEKNDHTGVADVYDDIGKENAFHGELYFNTYGGVYSY from the coding sequence ATGGGACAAGATTGGAATGTTATGTTACAAGATATTATCTCTGATAGTAATCCTGGCTCTTTGGAATCTACTCCAAGACATACTAAAAATGCcacattatttaaaaggGATGGTGGAGCTGTTGATGTAGAATGgatttcaattaattatgATGATTCAAATTCTGATCTTTCTAGAGAGGTAGCGGAGGATAGACaaatagaagaagaagaatatgATTCTACTGTCTACGACTGGTTCGATAATAACCATGGTTGGAAATATTGTATTGCTGCCGAAAAAAATGATCATACTGGGGTTGCTGATGTTTATGATGACATTGGTAAAGAAAATGCATTTCATGGAGagttatatttcaatacGTACGGTGGTGTTTATAGCTACTGA